The window TAATGTAGGCAGCTCCCGCCGGCTGGAAACACACGCTATTGGTGTTTGATTATCAAGAGCCATGTAGAACATGATTTTCAGAAATTGTTGACAATCCTTGGCCAGGTTTTGAACAAAACACCATACAAACTTGCCTCATTTAGGACGTATTAAAACCTGACAAAAAGGACTTTGTGTTTGCATGAATAGAGAGTTCGGTTCTGGgctcagataatttttttaattacattttaatgtttatttttgagagagagagagagacagagacaagagtggGAGTGGggtacgggcagagagagagggagacacagagtccgaagcagactccaggctctgagctgtcagcacagagcctgacgcggggctcgaactcacagacagcgagatcatgacctgagcctaagttggatgcttaaccgactgagccacccagccgccccttttgatttctaaattttatttactttttatttatttaagtaatccctgcacccgaggtggggcttgaactcacgatccagagatcaagagtcgcatgctcttctgccTGAGCCAGCCGGACCACCCTGGGCTCCGACGATTCTTAACCAGGGTTTTCTGAGTGAGGCTAAAGTTTGGTTAGTACATTGGTATGAATGTGCTGGTTTTTACAATACCGAAACATCTCTGTTCTAGCTAAAAGAGAAAGCATTAAACTCAGTAATACACATCCTCATATAAACTCATTAGTTCAAGTTAATTGCTGTAGCAGGTTTTCTGCCATATTATTACTTAATCGATAATAAAGACAGCGAATGCACAAAGCTGTCCCACAGTATTAGAGAGGCTACAAAAGATTTTAGTGTAATTGCTGATAGTTCAAGAACagtgaggagaggagaaaacacCAAAACGCCGTGGATAATGCCAAGAGAAATGATCTATTGAGACCCCAAGTCACCTGATGAAACTGAGCTCAGTGGGAAGTCGCCAGAAGCACTTGGATGTGGTTCCCTTATCAAATCACAGCTAAGGCAGggttactttatatatattttatataataaataaataaataaataagcgatatatatatattcataaatatatacgaatatatatatgtatgtatatatagctgTGTCAAGAAATCACACCAACAATTTCTAAGCAagtttctaaataaaacaaaatcattgcAGCGATTAAGAACGATGTGAGCTTCAGCTTATGTTCCTGGCAAACAACTTAAAGAAATATGTATACAGAGGGATCGTTTCCATTCTTtagagaatcaaaaagaaatatttaaatagacgGATGCATATATTAgcttatatattaatttatattactgCACCTGTTACAAAAGGTTTTGGACATCACACATCCCTCACGAATGCCCTGTGGGGCATTTCAAAACCGCGCGTGACGAGGGACGATGGTTTATTAGGTGGAGACGCCCTGCATATTATGGGACATCTCCATCCCCGGGCCGTGGCTCGGGAGAGCCAAGAGCACCCCGTGATCACCCCAAATCATCCCCGTATGTTTCCCAAACGCTCCACGGAAACCCAACGGTCTCGGGGCCAGAGGCTGTGTTCTAAGAAGTCAGGCTTTGGACATCTGAGTCTCAGGAGACTGGGACAAATTTGCATGCGTCTTCCCTCTTGCTGGCCTGTGAGGTCTCCTCCTCCAAGGGCTTCATGTGTCTGCAATGACACCGATCCCCCACACCCGACCTAGAGGTTCAGGGAGGCTGTGAGTTGCCTAAGATGACCAAGGAAATAAGTGGCCAAGCCAGGAGCCAACCCCAGCCTTGATTCCTGACCCCTTTACCACTCAAGTGCCACCCAGCGCCCAGTCACCTCCATTTCTTAGGTGCAAAGCAGAGTTTCGGAGACGCAGAGCGGCACCACAGAGAGGGGCATGGTATCCAACTTCTGTGTGGGCTCCAGAcggactgcctgggttcaagtccctgctCGGTCACTTCCCAAGCtgtctgaccttgggcaaatggctTTACCATTCTAGCCTCAGTTTGctcccctgtaaaatggaaataatagcagCTCTCACCTCAGGACCTGGGGGTGAGACATAAATCAGTGAATCTGTGTGAAATACTGAGAAGGATGCCTGGCACACGGTATGTGCTGAGTAACGTGAGTTATGACGACTGTTTATCCGGCCTTGCAGTGGGCTAACAGGTGCAGAGAGCTGAAGTAATGAGGTAACACCGTTAACATGGAGTGGGGCCGGCATCCGGGACCCGGTTCTTAACCATAGCTGCAGCTCAGGGCTCTGAGCCTGTTCCCTCCTCTGGAAGAGGAGGTCAAGGGCAGCATGCACCTCCCGGGGCTCTCGAAGGGCGATAGTTATCCGGTCCTGCAAGACACAGGGGATTAGGGAGGCCTGAGACTCAAGAGTCAGGAAAGCAACAGAACAACGGAGGGGACAGGCTTACCGGCGCCTTGGCCCCACAGCAGGACCACGGCGCCCCCTGGTGGCGGAAGCAGCCCCAGCAACCAAGTGCCCCACGGACTGTGAGCTGGACAGAGGGCGCTCGTTGAATCccggaagaaactgaggcacagagaagctgggACAGTCGCCCAGGCCCACCTAAGTCGCAAGTGGTAGAGCTGGGGTTTTGGTCGCGGCAGTCCAGCCCAGAACCCACACGCTTTCCTCTTTACAAAAAGTGTCCGTGCTCTGAATAAAGCCCACGCTCTCGGAAATCTTGGGCCGCGTAGGTCTTCGACGTCCCGGCCTGTGCTGGGCCTTGCAGGGCAGCTGGGCATCCCCGGCCCGCCCACCAAACGCCAGCGGCGCCGAAGCGAAGGCCAGCTCCCCGCGCATGAGCGTTCTTCTCCCGACCCCAGGAGCGGCCGCTGGAGCCTCAGCCGCTTCCCGCCAAACTCAGGAGCGACGGGTTGGGGTACTCGGGGTTCTCGATGACCCCGGGGCCGAACTTGAGCTCCAGGAAGCGACGGTAGTTGTTAGGCGCCTGCGCCACGAAGCCAGCGAAGGGCAGGGGCACGAGAGGCTGCAGGAAGTGTTCGGGGAACTCGACATCCTGCCGGTGGTCCAGCCACGTGTCCTTGGTCATGACCCCGTTGCGGGGGTAGAAAGGCCACAGGTCCACGTGCAGATGGTTGCTCTCGCTGTACTGCACGCGGAAGAAGTCGCCCTCTACGGCCTTCTCCCACACGAAGCCGCGCTCGTCCACCACCGAGCCCGCCTCGGCGCCGCGCAGCTGCTCGCAGTTGCCCACGTCCTCCAGGTAGATGCCCAGGTCCACGTCGTAGTCCCACGGGATGATGTCCCCGTGGCGGGCGGCCCCCAGCAGCGAGCCGCCCTCCAGCCAGTAGCGCACGCCCGCCGCCTCCAGCACGCCCACCACGTAGCGGGCGGTCTCGCGCAGCGCGCGCAGGCAGCACGGCGGCGTCCAGCGCTGCTCGTACAGGTAGGCCGGCGTGTCGCCCACCACCGTCCCGAAGCAGCGCGGCGTCTCCTTGCTGCAGCCGAACCACTCGAGCCGCCCGCCCTCCCCGCTCACCAGGCGGATGCCCAGCGCGCGCAGCAGCGCCGCCCGCCGCGCGCGCCCCTCGCGCTCCGCCTTCCAGCGCGCGTGGGCCGTGGCCAGCGGGGGCAGGCGCGCCGCGCCGAACGGCAGGTCCAGCAGCCGCACGGCCCAGCCGCGGAGGGCCGTCTGCAGGAAGAGGCCGGTGCCCACCGGCCGGGCCAGGGGCGCCGACAGGTTGAAGAGGTCGCGGGCGCGCAGGAGCACCACGGCGTCCCCGTCCAGGGCGTCGCAGCGGGGCGCGGACGGGGCGGGGCCGTAGCGGGCGGTCCACTCGCGCAGGCTGACGTTCAGGGCCAGGCAGCGGGCGGGGTTGGCGGAGGCGACGGGGGCGGCCACCAGGCGTGCACCTCCGGCCCGGAGCACCTCCACCATGTGCTCCAGCTGGCCCGGTACCTCGGCCCTAGCCCCGTCGGGCACCAGGGCCACGAATTCGGTGGCTACATAGGTCTCGGGGCGCGAGGCGGCGGCGGGCCGGTCCAGGGCGGGCTGGAGTAGCGCCAGACGAACGTTGGGGACCCGGGGCAGGGCCAGGGGTGGGTAGGGGAGCGTGTCGGCGGCCACCACCACCGGCTGGGCTGCGTCCTGTTGCAGGAAGGAGTCCACCAGCTCTGGCACCGCGTTGTCGAAGGCCTCGAACTCGCGCACCAGGACGGTGACGCGGGGGCCGGCGGCAGCTCCACGGCGGGGACCCCGGGCCCGGGAGTTCCTGGGCTGGTGCTGTAGCCACGAGACATAGAAGAGGACCAGGAGGTTGAGCGTGATGGCGGCTGCCAGGACAGCCTGGCAGCGGGTGAGCCGCATGGGGCCAAAGTCGGGCCCTAGCTGGGCCTCCAGGGCATCCTGGGGAGGGAGAATGAAAGGGGAGGCTGGAGCTGGTTGTCAGAAACCTCCTACCAGACCTCCTTAATCCTCAGCATTGCCCTTCTCCCCCAGCGCCTTCTCTATGTAGTGTCAGCTCTGACTtgccctcctccaggaagccctctctgacTTCCCATCCACCCCGCTCTGGGCTCCTTCAGCTCCTTGGGTTCTCCCACCCTAGTCCACCACTCTCTGTCATTACTGCGTGGGGACAGGTCTGCATCCTCCCACTGGATTGTGAGATCCACGAGGGCCGGCCCTGAGCTGGTCTTGATCACTGCTGGGTCCCACGTTCCACCCAGCACAGGACCTGGTGCTTAGCAAGTTTTTATCAAGTGATtcaccttcccttcttccttgttCAATCCCACCTATTCCTTATCCTTTTCTTTGTCGACTTCTCATTCTGTTTTGGGTTCGATTAGAAATGCCCAACTCCATCCCCGAGCCCAGGCTGCACCTTCTGCTCCACCgttccctcctccaggaagcccctcctgatctctctctcctgtccctctcaCACCCTGTCCGGGCTGCAGGGGGAGGCTGCAGCACAGGCACCGAGCCCCTCCCGCACAGTCCCCTTCTCACTTCCTCAACTTCTGTGCCATCTGGTCATCTGATGGTCGGCCAGATTGGTGGTTTGGTTTTGCAAGAAAAGctagaaatgttttcttaaatcagAATTATCCCGATTTTTAATACTGCCTACTCATTAAATTAAACAACCACCACGGACTGAATCACACTCCTagaaacataggggcgcctgcctggctcagtccattaagcatcagactcttgatttcggctcaggtcatgatctcacgattcatgggctCGAGTcccacctccggctctgtgctgtcagcacagagcctgcttggggttctgtctcttctctctctctctctgcccctcctccgtgctcgctctctctcaaaataaataaacttaacaaacaaacaaattcctAGAGCCAGAAAGTagaaaggtggttgccaggggctgtgagGAGGGTGAAAtggagttgtttaatgggtatagatttccagttttgcaagattgaga is drawn from Felis catus isolate Fca126 chromosome E2, F.catus_Fca126_mat1.0, whole genome shotgun sequence and contains these coding sequences:
- the FKRP gene encoding fukutin-related protein, coding for MRLTRCQAVLAAAITLNLLVLFYVSWLQHQPRNSRARGPRRGAAAGPRVTVLVREFEAFDNAVPELVDSFLQQDAAQPVVVAADTLPYPPLALPRVPNVRLALLQPALDRPAAASRPETYVATEFVALVPDGARAEVPGQLEHMVEVLRAGGARLVAAPVASANPARCLALNVSLREWTARYGPAPSAPRCDALDGDAVVLLRARDLFNLSAPLARPVGTGLFLQTALRGWAVRLLDLPFGAARLPPLATAHARWKAEREGRARRAALLRALGIRLVSGEGGRLEWFGCSKETPRCFGTVVGDTPAYLYEQRWTPPCCLRALRETARYVVGVLEAAGVRYWLEGGSLLGAARHGDIIPWDYDVDLGIYLEDVGNCEQLRGAEAGSVVDERGFVWEKAVEGDFFRVQYSESNHLHVDLWPFYPRNGVMTKDTWLDHRQDVEFPEHFLQPLVPLPFAGFVAQAPNNYRRFLELKFGPGVIENPEYPNPSLLSLAGSG